Proteins encoded together in one Bradyrhizobium sp. CB82 window:
- a CDS encoding ABC transporter permease subunit — translation MSLDRTKPLLLPLALMLAFELWARLTHLQSDSLAPPSAILAALATALADLSIPIATRDTLFAAFAGLAIGGAIGLALGIAFGISRPLDRLMEVTVEAIRPIPSIALLPIALIALGFGYRMEIAIVAFACVWPMLIMTRSAVRSIEPRLMEVSRALRLSAPQRIAKIVIPAALPRIFVAFRLSAGIALIVAVTVEIAINPIGLGAGIMLAQQALRADLMLAYLFWIGAIGYALNILLIVAQRRLFGRAALAGDNP, via the coding sequence TTGAGCCTCGACCGCACAAAACCCTTGCTGCTGCCGCTGGCGCTGATGCTGGCGTTCGAGCTCTGGGCGCGCCTCACCCATCTGCAAAGCGACAGCCTGGCACCGCCGAGCGCGATCCTCGCGGCGTTGGCCACAGCGCTCGCCGATCTGTCGATTCCGATCGCGACCCGCGACACGCTGTTCGCCGCCTTTGCAGGCCTTGCCATCGGCGGCGCCATCGGGCTTGCGCTCGGCATCGCCTTCGGCATTTCGCGTCCCCTCGACCGGCTGATGGAGGTGACGGTCGAGGCGATCCGCCCGATTCCCTCGATCGCGCTGCTGCCGATTGCGTTGATCGCGCTCGGCTTCGGCTACCGCATGGAGATCGCGATCGTGGCGTTCGCCTGCGTCTGGCCTATGCTGATCATGACGCGCAGCGCGGTGCGCAGCATCGAGCCGCGATTGATGGAAGTGTCGCGGGCCTTGCGGCTGAGCGCGCCGCAACGGATCGCGAAGATCGTGATCCCGGCTGCGCTGCCGCGGATCTTTGTCGCCTTCCGCCTGTCGGCCGGGATCGCCCTGATCGTCGCCGTCACCGTCGAGATCGCCATCAATCCGATCGGCCTGGGTGCCGGCATCATGCTGGCGCAGCAGGCCCTGCGCGCCGACCTGATGCTCGCCTATCTCTTTTGGATCGGCGCGATCGGCTACGCGCTGAACATTCTGTTGATCGTGGCGCAGCGCCGCCTGTTCGGCCGCGCCGCGCTCGCCGGAGACAATCCATGA
- a CDS encoding ABC transporter ATP-binding protein gives MSVVARLIEARAARRQKTLIAFNAATLRLGGKTIIENLDLQVRPGEFLCIVGASGCGKTTALRLAAGLYRPTSGAVTFDGEPITEPRREVAIVFQDYGKALLPWRTAAGNISLALEASRVPARERGARIEALLRKVGLPGHADKYPTEMSGGMQQRLQIARCLAQEPTTLLMDEPFGALDAMTRQGLQDEVLSLTQASQTTVIFVTHDLDEAIYLGDRVIGLLPHPGRIGIELEVDLPRPRDQLATREHPEFLRLRRQLFDFIKATEH, from the coding sequence ATGAGCGTTGTTGCAAGGCTCATTGAGGCGCGCGCCGCGCGGCGGCAGAAAACGCTGATCGCGTTCAATGCCGCGACGCTGCGGCTCGGCGGCAAGACCATTATCGAGAATCTCGATCTTCAGGTGCGGCCGGGCGAATTCCTCTGCATCGTCGGCGCCTCCGGCTGCGGCAAGACCACTGCGCTGCGGCTCGCCGCAGGCCTCTATCGCCCCACGAGCGGCGCGGTGACGTTCGACGGCGAGCCGATCACCGAGCCGCGGCGCGAGGTCGCGATCGTGTTCCAGGATTACGGCAAGGCGCTGTTGCCGTGGCGGACCGCGGCCGGAAACATCTCGCTGGCGCTGGAAGCCTCGCGTGTGCCGGCGCGCGAACGCGGCGCGCGCATCGAGGCGCTGCTGCGCAAGGTCGGATTGCCCGGCCATGCCGACAAATATCCGACGGAAATGTCGGGGGGCATGCAGCAGCGCCTGCAGATCGCGCGCTGCCTCGCGCAGGAGCCGACGACGCTGCTGATGGACGAGCCGTTCGGCGCGCTGGATGCGATGACGCGTCAGGGCTTGCAGGACGAGGTGCTGTCGCTGACGCAGGCGAGCCAGACCACCGTGATCTTCGTGACCCACGATCTCGACGAGGCGATCTACCTCGGCGACCGCGTCATCGGCCTCTTGCCGCATCCCGGCCGGATCGGGATCGAGCTCGAGGTCGACCTGCCGCGCCCGCGCGACCAGCTCGCCACCCGCGAGCATCCGGAATTCCTGCGGCTGCGCCGGCAATTGTTCGACTTCATCAAGGCGACCGAGCATTGA
- a CDS encoding FCD domain-containing protein, whose amino-acid sequence MPAPERTLERPPTEAGTLSERAANLIEQDILAGDLAPGSRLGIVDLVQRYDIGATPLREGLSRLMSRGLIVGIGQRGFRVAEVSREDLADITCMRTAVEIEAVRLAILHGDVAWEAGIVSALHQMRRHIERTGNEFREGAADFDRLHKGFHTALLAACGSRRMLAAHSDLYDQAYRYRRVMMSAIDSGEGFIRSHQMLADHVLARDVAAAQKMLAAHLHSTIDFVYPQVGGEQS is encoded by the coding sequence ATGCCTGCTCCCGAGCGCACTCTTGAACGCCCGCCGACGGAAGCCGGCACCTTGAGCGAGCGTGCCGCAAACCTCATCGAGCAGGACATCCTGGCCGGAGATCTCGCGCCGGGATCGCGGCTCGGCATCGTCGACCTCGTGCAGCGCTACGACATCGGCGCTACCCCCTTGCGCGAAGGCCTGTCGCGGCTGATGTCGCGCGGCCTGATCGTCGGCATCGGCCAGCGCGGATTTCGCGTCGCCGAGGTCAGCCGCGAGGATCTCGCCGACATCACCTGCATGCGCACGGCGGTCGAGATCGAGGCGGTCAGGCTCGCCATCCTCCATGGCGATGTCGCCTGGGAGGCCGGCATTGTCAGCGCGCTGCATCAGATGCGCCGGCATATCGAGCGCACCGGCAACGAATTCCGCGAAGGCGCGGCCGATTTCGATCGGCTGCACAAGGGTTTTCACACCGCGCTGCTCGCCGCCTGCGGCTCACGGCGGATGCTGGCCGCCCATTCCGATCTCTACGACCAGGCCTACCGCTACCGCCGTGTGATGATGAGCGCCATCGACAGCGGCGAGGGCTTCATCCGCAGTCACCAGATGCTCGCCGACCATGTGCTCGCCCGCGATGTGGCCGCCGCGCAGAAGATGCTGGCGGCGCATCTGCACTCGACCATCGATTTCGTCTATCCGCAGGTGGGCGGGGAGCAATCATGA
- a CDS encoding ABC transporter substrate-binding protein — MRSMLAGLTLGIGVSVALTATALAQAKIQIGCTATSDCASAMVAVDEGIFKKHGLDVEMTPIAINSNIPAAILSNSIQVGGPTSTVFLQAVDGGLDLVAIAGASVMNPTSNTAIAAFVRNGITIKEPKDFIGKKVGAPGLNAFLHVLFVKWLVEKGVDPKSVNFVEVTFPTMADIIKSGGVDAVLTAEPFVTRMTNAGLGSVGARYGAELGRTDPIIFYAASRDWAEKNGATVKKFREAIAEAAAIVNSDREKASASIAKFTKQPLELVKATPPNQSEPNLKPENLTWWIDVMSSQKMLQSKLDTAKLVLN; from the coding sequence ATGAGGAGCATGCTGGCAGGTCTCACGCTCGGCATCGGGGTGTCGGTTGCCCTGACGGCAACAGCGCTGGCGCAAGCCAAAATCCAGATCGGCTGCACCGCGACCTCGGACTGCGCCTCGGCCATGGTCGCGGTCGACGAAGGCATTTTCAAAAAGCACGGGCTGGACGTCGAGATGACGCCGATCGCGATCAACTCCAACATCCCGGCGGCGATCCTTTCGAACTCGATTCAAGTCGGCGGCCCCACCTCCACCGTCTTCCTCCAGGCCGTCGACGGCGGCCTCGACCTCGTCGCGATCGCCGGCGCCTCGGTCATGAATCCGACCTCCAACACCGCGATCGCCGCCTTCGTCCGTAACGGCATCACCATCAAGGAGCCGAAGGATTTCATCGGCAAGAAGGTCGGCGCGCCAGGCCTGAACGCCTTTCTGCACGTGCTGTTCGTGAAATGGCTGGTGGAGAAAGGCGTCGATCCCAAAAGCGTCAATTTCGTCGAGGTCACCTTCCCGACCATGGCCGACATCATCAAGTCAGGCGGCGTCGATGCCGTGCTCACCGCCGAGCCGTTCGTCACGCGCATGACCAATGCGGGGCTCGGCTCGGTGGGCGCGCGGTACGGCGCCGAGCTCGGCCGTACCGATCCGATCATCTTCTATGCCGCCTCGCGCGATTGGGCGGAGAAAAATGGGGCGACGGTGAAGAAGTTCCGCGAAGCCATCGCGGAGGCTGCCGCGATCGTCAACAGCGACCGCGAGAAGGCCTCCGCCTCGATCGCCAAATTCACCAAGCAGCCGCTCGAGCTCGTCAAGGCGACGCCGCCGAACCAGTCCGAGCCGAACCTCAAGCCGGAAAATCTCACCTGGTGGATCGACGTGATGTCGTCGCAGAAGATGCTGCAATCGAAGCTCGACACCGCGAAACTCGTGCTGAACTAA
- a CDS encoding fumarylacetoacetate hydrolase family protein yields the protein MKLATFRTAGQEKIGAVHSNDSQLFDLAAAAARDGQADPAFGSMLALIDAGPRALDRARALLDKHGQDATLSAAVSTVDILAPVPEPRQMRDGMSFPLHILQAPRGQRKLAARAKGDMAELARIDAEPLGELPEVYRKQPIFYITNRFSVRGTNTTVKWPRYSKVMDYELEFGIITKNKGANISAAKARDHIFGYTIFNDFSARDAQRIEMEGRLGPAKGKSFDGGNVLGPWIVTPDEIGDPYKLKMEARVNGETRSKGVSEGMLFSFEEIIAHVTQDETLMPGEFIGSGTVGNGCGLELGWFLEHGDTIELEVEKIGILKNRVERQET from the coding sequence GTGAAGCTCGCAACATTCAGAACGGCCGGTCAGGAGAAGATCGGCGCCGTCCACAGCAATGACAGCCAATTGTTTGACCTCGCCGCCGCCGCGGCGCGGGATGGTCAAGCTGACCCGGCCTTCGGCTCGATGCTGGCGCTGATCGACGCCGGGCCCCGTGCGCTCGATCGGGCACGGGCTCTGCTGGACAAGCACGGCCAGGACGCGACGCTGTCGGCGGCGGTCAGCACCGTCGACATCCTCGCACCGGTGCCGGAGCCCAGGCAAATGCGCGACGGCATGTCGTTTCCCCTGCACATCCTGCAGGCGCCGCGCGGGCAGCGGAAGCTCGCCGCCCGCGCCAAGGGGGACATGGCGGAACTGGCGCGCATCGACGCCGAGCCGCTCGGCGAGCTGCCCGAGGTTTATCGCAAGCAGCCGATCTTCTACATCACCAATCGCTTCAGCGTCCGCGGCACCAACACCACGGTGAAATGGCCGCGCTACAGCAAGGTGATGGACTATGAGCTCGAATTCGGGATCATCACCAAGAACAAGGGCGCGAACATTTCCGCCGCGAAGGCCAGGGATCACATCTTCGGCTATACCATCTTCAACGATTTCTCCGCGCGCGACGCCCAGCGCATCGAGATGGAGGGACGGCTCGGCCCTGCCAAGGGCAAGAGTTTTGACGGCGGCAACGTGTTGGGGCCCTGGATCGTGACGCCGGATGAGATCGGCGATCCTTACAAGCTGAAGATGGAAGCGCGCGTCAACGGCGAGACCCGCTCGAAAGGCGTGAGCGAGGGCATGCTGTTTTCTTTTGAGGAAATCATCGCCCACGTCACCCAGGACGAGACGCTGATGCCCGGCGAGTTCATCGGCTCCGGCACGGTCGGCAATGGCTGCGGTCTCGAGCTCGGCTGGTTTCTCGAGCATGGCGATACGATCGAGCTCGAGGTCGAGAAGATCGGTATTTTGAAGAACCGCGTCGAGCGGCAAGAAACCTGA
- a CDS encoding cyclase family protein — MTTKLIDISVPLQNDVPADPPGNHPTIQYINHQQGLPRMLQFFDGLKAEDLPDGQGWAVEQVSLSTHNGTHLDAPWHFHPTMNRGERSWTIDEVPLEWCFQPGVKLDFRHLPDGYVATAKDVEAELKRIGHELKPLEIVVVNTSAGAKYGRQDYVTSGCGMGYDATMYLLERGVRLTGTDGWSWDAPFVHTAKKYAETKDASLIWEGHKAGRHIGYCHLEKLHNLELLPAAGFKVSCFPVKIERASAGWTRAVAILES, encoded by the coding sequence ATGACAACCAAGCTGATCGATATCTCTGTCCCGCTGCAAAATGACGTGCCGGCCGACCCGCCTGGCAATCATCCGACGATTCAGTACATCAATCACCAGCAGGGCCTGCCGCGCATGCTGCAGTTCTTCGATGGACTGAAGGCCGAGGATCTGCCGGACGGTCAGGGCTGGGCGGTGGAGCAGGTCAGTCTCTCCACCCACAACGGCACGCATCTCGACGCGCCCTGGCATTTTCACCCGACCATGAATCGCGGCGAGCGGTCCTGGACCATCGACGAGGTGCCGCTGGAATGGTGCTTCCAGCCCGGCGTGAAGCTCGACTTCCGGCACCTGCCGGACGGCTACGTCGCAACGGCCAAAGACGTCGAGGCCGAGCTCAAGCGCATCGGCCACGAGCTGAAGCCGCTCGAGATCGTCGTGGTCAACACCAGCGCCGGCGCCAAATATGGCCGGCAGGACTACGTCACCTCCGGCTGCGGCATGGGCTATGACGCAACCATGTACCTGCTCGAGCGCGGCGTGCGCCTGACCGGCACCGATGGCTGGAGCTGGGATGCGCCGTTCGTTCATACCGCGAAGAAATATGCCGAGACGAAAGACGCCAGCCTGATCTGGGAAGGCCACAAGGCCGGACGCCATATCGGCTATTGCCATCTCGAGAAGCTGCACAATCTCGAACTGCTGCCGGCAGCCGGCTTCAAGGTGTCATGCTTCCCCGTGAAGATCGAGCGAGCCTCGGCAGGCTGGACGCGAGCGGTCGCGATTTTGGAAAGCTAG
- a CDS encoding lytic murein transglycosylase codes for MRELGGDMVKRLMDKGCPGAARALLWILRRTWISGTIALVVLTQALEARADPAFNAWRAQLWLEAQARGVRQAVFDRATNVQLDLGLPDLVIPGRPVKEQAEFVKLPADYLPRQQLTGLARTGARHFQTYRGLLARIETDYGVPGNVVIAIWGRETDYGAEVQRHPVFQALVTQAYLGRRKDLFRSELLIALDLVQEGTISMDAKGSYTGAMGHTQFEPSDFLKFAADGDGDGKIDLERSIPDALASGAKQLRDYGWQRGKRWGFEVRLPPTVSCVESSPDIKRPLTAWLKLGVTPAGDAPVPSGMLQDQAQLVMPAGTYGPAFLVFANFQAIRSYNQSDVYALFVGHLADLIAGGAPFEKPWARLKPLRNSEVAAIQTQLSRSGYYSDAIDGRLGTVTRRAIGQYQQRVGGSVDCWPSQDLLAGARPASD; via the coding sequence GTGCGTGAGCTCGGTGGCGACATGGTCAAACGCCTCATGGACAAGGGCTGCCCGGGCGCGGCACGGGCGCTGCTCTGGATTTTGCGGCGCACATGGATCTCTGGGACAATCGCGCTCGTCGTGCTGACGCAGGCGCTGGAGGCTCGCGCCGACCCTGCTTTCAATGCCTGGCGCGCGCAGCTCTGGCTGGAGGCTCAGGCGCGCGGCGTGAGGCAGGCAGTGTTCGACCGAGCGACCAATGTCCAGCTCGACCTTGGCCTGCCGGATCTCGTCATCCCGGGCCGCCCCGTGAAGGAGCAGGCCGAGTTCGTGAAGCTGCCGGCCGACTACCTGCCCCGGCAACAGCTCACAGGGCTTGCAAGGACGGGCGCACGGCATTTCCAGACCTACCGCGGCCTGCTCGCGCGCATCGAGACCGACTACGGCGTCCCCGGCAACGTCGTCATCGCGATCTGGGGCCGCGAGACCGATTACGGCGCCGAGGTGCAGCGCCATCCCGTGTTCCAGGCGCTGGTGACGCAGGCCTATCTCGGCCGCCGCAAGGACCTGTTCCGGAGCGAACTTCTGATCGCCCTCGATCTGGTCCAAGAGGGCACCATCAGCATGGATGCGAAGGGCTCCTATACGGGGGCAATGGGCCACACCCAGTTCGAGCCCTCGGATTTCCTCAAATTCGCGGCCGATGGCGACGGCGACGGCAAGATCGATCTCGAGCGCTCCATCCCCGATGCGCTCGCCTCTGGCGCCAAGCAGCTTCGCGACTATGGCTGGCAGCGCGGCAAACGATGGGGATTCGAGGTTCGTCTGCCGCCGACCGTGAGCTGCGTGGAGAGCTCGCCCGACATCAAGCGGCCGCTCACCGCCTGGCTGAAGCTCGGCGTCACGCCGGCTGGCGATGCCCCTGTTCCCAGCGGCATGCTGCAGGACCAGGCCCAGCTGGTCATGCCTGCCGGCACTTATGGCCCGGCCTTCCTCGTCTTCGCCAACTTCCAGGCGATCCGCAGTTACAACCAGTCCGACGTCTATGCGCTGTTCGTCGGCCATCTCGCCGACCTCATCGCGGGCGGCGCCCCGTTCGAAAAGCCCTGGGCCAGGCTCAAGCCGCTGCGCAACAGCGAGGTCGCCGCGATCCAGACGCAGCTTAGCAGGAGCGGCTATTATTCCGATGCGATCGACGGCCGGCTCGGCACGGTCACGCGGCGGGCGATCGGACAATACCAGCAGCGCGTGGGCGGGAGCGTCGATTGCTGGCCGTCGCAAGACCTGCTTGCGGGCGCGAGACCGGCTTCCGACTAA
- a CDS encoding MAPEG family protein: MNVAIICTALLGLLLFGLGFYVSILRGRFRRGIGHDLGPTDPIHRAVRAHANTAEYAPFFAAMFLWFATRPAPGWIIATIVVATIARFSLAAGLLWGKSLNRPNPARFAGALFTYLSGLVLAVGLVVA, translated from the coding sequence ATGAACGTCGCCATCATCTGTACCGCCCTGCTCGGCCTGCTGCTGTTCGGCCTGGGGTTTTATGTCTCGATCCTTCGCGGCAGGTTCAGGCGGGGCATCGGCCATGACCTCGGCCCCACCGATCCCATTCACCGCGCGGTGCGGGCGCATGCCAACACGGCCGAATACGCGCCGTTCTTCGCGGCGATGTTTCTCTGGTTCGCGACGCGGCCGGCCCCTGGCTGGATCATCGCGACGATTGTGGTGGCGACGATCGCGCGCTTTTCCCTCGCCGCCGGGCTGTTGTGGGGCAAGTCGCTCAACCGGCCCAACCCGGCGCGCTTTGCCGGCGCATTGTTCACCTATCTGAGCGGACTGGTGCTGGCGGTCGGACTGGTGGTCGCCTGA
- a CDS encoding OpgC domain-containing protein codes for MINRHSAALLSPVERDLRLDLFRGIGLWMIFLDHIPHDVVSWLTLRNYGFSDAAEFFVFISGYLVGWIYAPIVRGGFFLAALKRLWKRTAELYVAHIMLFLLFTAQIARTARRFDNPMYEHEFNVFNFLAHPDELIGQAILLKYKPVNLDVLPLYITLVFVSPFIVWCLVRRPNLMLLVSAVLYVLSRWFDWNVASYPPGATWYFNPFCWQLMFVFAAWCGSGQVDKIANWVWSKPVMGIAAAWIAFALLIVMTWHVHALEAMIPKWMIKAIYPIDKTDLDMLRFTHFLALAVWVTQLVPRHWKALHTKWLRPVILCGQHSLPIFCLGVFLSFSAHWILTQYTKGAWEQLAVSFAGIAVMIAAAWLLDRAKRVPDLFVDVLEVEVPEPALDGDKTAAAAAVRASG; via the coding sequence ATGATCAACCGGCATTCGGCAGCTCTCTTGTCTCCGGTCGAGCGCGACCTGCGGCTCGATCTCTTCCGCGGCATCGGCTTGTGGATGATCTTCCTCGATCACATCCCTCACGACGTGGTGTCGTGGCTGACCTTGCGCAATTACGGCTTCAGCGACGCCGCCGAGTTCTTCGTCTTCATCTCGGGCTATCTCGTCGGCTGGATCTACGCGCCGATCGTGCGGGGCGGCTTCTTCCTCGCGGCGCTCAAGCGGCTTTGGAAACGCACGGCCGAGCTGTATGTCGCCCACATCATGCTGTTCCTGCTGTTCACGGCCCAGATCGCGCGCACCGCGCGGCGGTTCGATAATCCGATGTATGAGCACGAGTTCAACGTCTTCAATTTCCTCGCGCATCCGGACGAGCTGATCGGACAGGCGATCCTGCTGAAATACAAGCCGGTCAATCTCGACGTGCTGCCGCTCTACATCACGCTGGTGTTCGTTTCGCCCTTCATCGTGTGGTGCCTCGTGCGGCGTCCGAACCTCATGCTGCTGGTATCCGCGGTGCTCTACGTGCTGTCGCGCTGGTTCGACTGGAATGTCGCCTCGTATCCGCCCGGTGCGACCTGGTACTTCAATCCGTTCTGCTGGCAGCTGATGTTCGTGTTCGCGGCCTGGTGCGGTTCCGGCCAGGTGGACAAGATCGCGAACTGGGTCTGGTCGAAGCCCGTGATGGGTATCGCGGCCGCCTGGATCGCGTTCGCGTTGCTGATCGTTATGACCTGGCACGTTCACGCGCTTGAGGCGATGATCCCGAAGTGGATGATCAAGGCGATCTACCCGATCGACAAGACCGATCTCGACATGCTGCGCTTCACGCATTTTCTCGCGCTGGCGGTTTGGGTCACGCAGCTCGTGCCGCGCCACTGGAAGGCACTTCACACGAAATGGTTGCGCCCCGTCATCCTGTGCGGCCAGCACTCGCTGCCGATCTTCTGTCTCGGCGTATTCCTGTCGTTCTCGGCGCACTGGATCCTCACGCAATACACCAAGGGCGCCTGGGAGCAGCTCGCCGTCAGCTTTGCCGGCATCGCCGTCATGATCGCCGCCGCATGGCTGCTCGACCGGGCGAAAAGGGTTCCGGATCTCTTCGTGGACGTGCTCGAGGTCGAGGTGCCCGAACCGGCACTCGATGGCGACAAGACTGCCGCTGCTGCGGCGGTCCGCGCCAGCGGTTGA
- a CDS encoding DUF2059 domain-containing protein translates to MSRGWLTIAGALLFLTCSAAAQAPSPEAMSAARKLVATMKTTEQYRALLPQLLLKLRPVLAQDRPEIERDFDAMTAASSDIYAPFVDQMIEQIATVYAGTFNVDELRQIEAFYAQPAGRKLLEKSDALAQASAQITQDVSRKAADELKQRLTEALRQKGHKL, encoded by the coding sequence ATGTCGAGAGGCTGGTTGACGATTGCAGGGGCGCTGCTGTTCCTCACGTGCAGTGCCGCTGCACAAGCGCCGTCGCCCGAGGCGATGAGCGCGGCGCGCAAGCTCGTGGCCACCATGAAGACGACGGAGCAATATCGCGCGCTCCTGCCGCAGCTCCTGCTCAAGCTGCGCCCCGTCCTGGCCCAGGACAGGCCCGAGATCGAGCGCGACTTCGACGCCATGACGGCGGCAAGCTCGGACATTTACGCGCCGTTCGTCGACCAGATGATCGAGCAGATCGCCACTGTCTATGCCGGCACCTTCAACGTGGACGAGCTGCGTCAGATCGAGGCCTTCTACGCCCAGCCTGCGGGGCGCAAGCTCTTGGAGAAATCGGACGCGCTTGCGCAGGCGAGCGCTCAGATCACCCAGGATGTCAGCCGCAAGGCCGCCGATGAATTGAAGCAGCGCCTGACCGAGGCGCTGCGCCAGAAGGGGCACAAGCTCTGA
- a CDS encoding MFS transporter, translating into MTSRSPSSPRLWPLFALNFFMADMQSGIGPFVGVFLQERGWASGLIGTAMTVGNVAGMLITTPIGGFIDASRNKRLWVVIPGVCVVLASAIILISQNFWAVTFSQVAQSLASAAIVPAVTGITLGIAKQNGFNALNGRNQAFNHAGNMAGAALSGWLGYMYGYVAVFLLAAAFGAIAIACVLMIPAKSIDNRAARGCKEDDSKAPPDAMRMLLRHKPLLVLALALAIFHLGNAAIVPLYGLAAVAEGQANGPSFVATTVVIAQGVMIVTSLIAMKVASKRNYWPVILVSFMFLPIRGVLAFFLTGWWGVVPVQVLDGIGTGLQTVAVPGVVARSLNGTGRINLGQGAVITVQGVGASLSPALGGWIAEWIGYGPTFLLLGSFGLASMALWLAFGAAMKKY; encoded by the coding sequence ATGACATCGCGGTCCCCATCCTCGCCTCGTCTCTGGCCCCTCTTCGCGCTCAATTTCTTCATGGCCGACATGCAGTCGGGCATCGGGCCGTTCGTCGGCGTGTTCCTCCAGGAGCGCGGATGGGCGAGCGGGCTGATCGGCACCGCCATGACCGTCGGCAACGTCGCGGGCATGCTGATTACGACGCCGATCGGCGGCTTCATCGATGCCAGCCGCAACAAGCGCCTTTGGGTGGTGATCCCCGGCGTCTGCGTCGTCCTCGCCTCCGCAATCATCCTGATCTCGCAGAACTTCTGGGCGGTGACGTTCTCGCAAGTGGCGCAGTCGCTGGCGAGCGCCGCGATCGTGCCGGCGGTGACCGGCATCACGCTCGGCATCGCCAAGCAGAACGGTTTCAATGCGCTGAACGGCCGCAACCAGGCGTTCAACCACGCCGGCAACATGGCCGGCGCGGCGCTGTCGGGCTGGCTCGGCTATATGTATGGCTATGTCGCCGTGTTCCTGCTGGCGGCGGCGTTCGGCGCCATCGCGATCGCCTGCGTGCTGATGATCCCGGCGAAGTCGATCGATAACCGCGCCGCACGTGGCTGCAAGGAGGACGACTCCAAGGCTCCGCCGGATGCGATGAGGATGCTGCTCAGGCATAAGCCGCTGCTCGTCCTGGCGCTGGCGCTCGCCATCTTCCATCTCGGCAATGCCGCGATCGTTCCGCTGTATGGTCTCGCGGCGGTCGCCGAAGGCCAGGCCAATGGGCCGAGCTTCGTCGCCACGACCGTCGTGATCGCGCAGGGCGTGATGATCGTGACGTCGCTGATCGCCATGAAGGTCGCGAGCAAGCGCAACTACTGGCCGGTGATCCTGGTTTCCTTCATGTTCCTGCCCATCCGGGGCGTGCTCGCCTTTTTCCTCACGGGATGGTGGGGCGTAGTGCCGGTGCAGGTGCTCGACGGCATCGGCACGGGATTGCAGACGGTCGCCGTGCCCGGCGTGGTCGCGCGCTCGCTGAATGGCACCGGCCGCATCAATCTCGGCCAGGGCGCCGTCATCACCGTGCAGGGCGTCGGCGCAAGCCTCAGTCCCGCGCTCGGCGGCTGGATCGCTGAATGGATCGGTTACGGGCCGACCTTCCTGCTGCTGGGCAGCTTTGGACTGGCGTCGATGGCGCTATGGCTGGCGTTCGGCGCGGCGATGAAGAAGTATTGA
- a CDS encoding MBL fold metallo-hydrolase: protein MPLWTCETCGAQFPSSERPPSSCPICEDERQFVNWNGQAFLSREALAQRCRVVWRDDLDLTGLALEPSFAIGQRALLVPDGSGCVMWDCVPLATTQAIAHVRSLGGLKAIAISHPHYYGALADWSEAFGGVPVYLHADDRQWVTRPHRAIEHWTGDSHRLSDGITLLRSGGHFAGATMLHWTRGADGKGALLTGDIAQVTMDRRFVSFMYSYPNYTPLNAAAVRRIADVVAPLAFDRIYGAWWGRNIAVSAKSAFDASVARYLAAIA, encoded by the coding sequence ATGCCACTCTGGACCTGCGAAACCTGCGGCGCGCAATTTCCCTCGAGCGAACGGCCGCCGTCATCCTGTCCGATCTGCGAGGACGAACGGCAATTCGTGAACTGGAACGGGCAGGCCTTTCTGTCCCGCGAGGCTCTGGCGCAACGCTGCCGCGTGGTGTGGCGCGACGATCTCGACCTGACTGGTCTTGCGCTCGAGCCGAGCTTTGCCATCGGCCAGCGGGCGCTGCTCGTTCCCGACGGCAGCGGTTGCGTGATGTGGGACTGCGTTCCGCTGGCGACGACCCAAGCGATTGCGCATGTCAGATCGCTCGGCGGGCTGAAGGCGATCGCGATCTCGCATCCGCATTATTACGGCGCTCTCGCCGATTGGAGCGAGGCTTTTGGCGGCGTGCCCGTTTATCTCCACGCCGATGACCGCCAATGGGTGACGCGGCCGCATCGCGCAATCGAGCACTGGACCGGCGACAGTCATCGCCTCTCGGACGGCATCACCCTGTTGCGCAGCGGCGGCCATTTTGCCGGCGCCACCATGCTGCACTGGACGCGCGGCGCCGACGGCAAGGGTGCGCTGCTCACCGGCGACATCGCGCAGGTGACGATGGATCGCCGCTTCGTCAGCTTCATGTATTCCTATCCGAACTACACCCCACTGAACGCAGCCGCGGTGCGGCGGATCGCCGACGTTGTCGCGCCGCTCGCCTTTGACCGCATCTACGGCGCCTGGTGGGGCCGCAATATCGCTGTTAGCGCCAAGTCGGCGTTCGACGCATCAGTCGCGCGCTACCTCGCTGCGATCGCCTGA